A part of Aspergillus flavus chromosome 5, complete sequence genomic DNA contains:
- a CDS encoding putative 26S proteasome regulatory subunit Mts4 (26S proteasome regulatory subunit rpn-1) — translation MAKEGERSAPADKGKGKVDDVKDLPGAKKSPTDEKPQADGKKKDEEPKEEELNEEDQQLKNELEMLVERLKEPDTSLYGPALDAIKNFIKTSTSSMTAVPKPLKFLRPHYDELTELYENWSAGSVKVGFSFLDSLADMLSVLGMTYGDEEKLETLKYRLLTKSEDLGSWGHEYIRHLALEIGQEYQNRLNAEKGVQDLIDLSLSLVPYFLSHNAEADAVDLLSELEIIEEIPRFLDENTYSRVCLYMVSMVNLLTYPEDQQFLRTAHEIYVRYKEFTKAVVLAIRLNDTELIKSDINATSDRSLKKQMAFLVARQQIWLDMPDEEEDQSFMDCLNNTLIPSHFKSLGKELNILDPKMPEDIYKTHLESSRGAGLTNVDSARHNLASAFVNSFANAGFGNDKMMLVEGDKGPWVWKTKDDGMLSTTASMGMLLHRDVDVGLDKIDKFTYATEDQIKAGALLSIGILNSGVRLDSDPALALLSDPDNLEAKNVPMRVASIMGLGLAYAGSNKEELLDVLLPIVEDVSLDMQLSAMAAVSLGLIFVGSSNHQVSEAIATTLMDEDRQKQLKNKWTRFMALGLALLYFGRQEEVDVILDILKAVDHPMAKPTSVLASVCAWAGTGTVLKLQELLHICNDIIEESDENKGDELVQSYAVLGLSLIAMGEEVGQDMILRQFGHLMHYGASNIRKAVPLAMGLITPSNPQMKVYDTLSRYSHDNDNDVAINAIFAMGLCGAGTNNARLAQLLRQLASYYHRDQNSLFMVRIAQGLLHMGKGTMTLNPFHTDRQVLSRVSAAGLLTVLVSMIDAKQFILAEHHYLLYFLITAMYPRFLVTLDEDLQPLTVNVRVGQAVDVVGQAGRPKTITGWQTQSTPVLLAYGERAELEDEQYIPLSSTLEGLVILRKNPNWEGEQSTA, via the exons ATGGCGAAAGAAGGCGAGCGGTCAGCTCCCGCCGACAAGGGCAAAGGCAAGGTCGACGATGTGAAGGACCTGCCCGGGGCGAAGAAGTCCCCGACCGATGAAAAGCCACAAGCcgatggaaagaagaaggatgaagagccCAAGGAAG AAGAGCTAAACGAGGAGGATCAGCAACTGAAAAATGAGCTGGAGATGCTCGTAGAGAGATTAAAG GAACCCGATACCTCCCTTTACGGTCCCGCCTTAGATGCCATTAAGAACTTTATTAAGACCTCAACCTCTTCGATGACAGCTGTTCCAAAGCCTCTTAAGTTCCTCAGACCACACTACGATGAGCTTACGGAGCTCTATGAGAACTGGTCCGCTGGCTCAGTTAAGgttggcttttctttcttg GACTCCTTGGCCGATATGCTTTCAGTTCTCGGAATGACTTACGGAGACGAGGAGAAACTGGAGACACTGAAGTACCGGCTGTTGACCAAGTCAGAGGACCTTGGTTCCTGGGGCCACGAATACATTAGACATCTGGCCTTGGAAATCGGCCAAGAATACCAGAACAGGTTAAACGCTGAGAAGGGTGTACAGGATTTGATCGATCTTTCGCTGTCTCTTGTCCCGTACTTCTTGAGCCATAATGCCGAAGCTGATGCCGTTGATCTTCTGAGTGAGCTCGAAATCATCGAAGAGATCCCGCGCTTCTTGGACGAGAACACATACTCAAGAGTCTGTCTATATATGGTTTCCATGGTCAATCTCCTCACATATCCCGAAGATCAGCAGTTCCTCCGAACGGCCCACGAAATCTATGTCCGCTACAAGGAATTCACCAAGGCGGTTGTTCTTGCGATCCGTTTGAACGACACCGAGCTTATTAAGAGCGATATCAATGCCACTTCGGATAGGTCACTGAAGAAACAGATGGCTTTCCTTGTTGCTAGGCAACAAATATGGCTGGACATGcctgatgaggaggaagatcagTCTTTCATGGATTGCCTCAACAATACCTTAATCCCCAGTCACTTCAAGTCTCTCGGAAAGGAGCTGAACATTCTCGACCCCAAGATGCCAGAAGATATTTACAAAACGCACTTGGAAAGCAGCCGCGGGGCTGGTTTGACAAACGTCGACTCTGCGCGCCACAATCTCGCCAGCGCCTTTGTCAACTCATTCGCCAACGCTGGATTTGGAAATGACAAGATGATGCTAGTTGAGGGGGATAAAGGCCCATGGGTTTGGAAGACGAAGGACGATGGCATGTTGTCGACAACGGCTTCAATGGGTATGCTACTGCACAGGGACGTCGATGTTGGCCTTGATAAGATCGATAAGTTCACGTATGCTACGGAAGATCAGATTAAGGCCGGTGCGCTACTGTCTATTGGTATCCTAAACTCGGGTGTCCGTTTGGATTCCGATCCTGCTCTGGCGCTCCTGAGCGATCCCGATAACCTGGAAGCCAAGAACGTGCCGATGAGAGTCGCATCTATCATGGGTCTTGGTTTGGCTTATGCTGGATCTAATAAGGAGGAACTCCTCGATGTTCTGCTCCCAATTGTCGAGGATGTGTCGCTTGATATGCAACTATCTGCGATGGCGGCCGTCTCCTTGGGTTTGATTTTCGTCGGTTCCTCCAACCATCAAGTTAGCGAGGCAATTGCCACGACTCTGATGGATGAGGACCGTCAAAAGCAGCTCAAGAACAAGTGGACGCGTTTCATGGCTCTTGGTCTGGCGCTGCTTTACTTCGGCCGTCAAGAAGAGGTTGATGTCATTCTTGATATTCTCAAAGCTGTGGACCACCCTATGGCTAAGCCCACATCTGTACTTGCCTCCGTTTGCGCGTGGGCTGGAACGGGTACAGTCCTCAAGTTGCAGGAACTCCTTCACATCTGCAATGACATTATTGAAGAGAGCGATGAAAACAAGGGCGACGAGCTTGTTCAGTCATACGCTGTGCTGGGTCTATCACTAATTGCTATGGGTGAGGAAGTCGGTCAAGATATGATTCTTAGACAGTTCGGCCATTTGATGCATTACGGCGCGAGCAACATCCGGAAGGCTGTTCCCCTTGCTATGGGTTTGATTACCCCTAGCAACCCACAGATGAAGGTGTATGACACCTTGTCGCGGTACAGCCACGACAACGACAACGATGTTGCCATCAATGCAATTTTCGCCATGGGTCTTTGCGGTGCTGGTACCAATAATGCTCGTTTGGCACAGCTACTCAGACAATTGGCCAGCTACTACCACCGTGACCAGAACTCTCTGTTCATGGTCCGCATTGCCCAAGGTCTCCTGCATATGGGCAAGGGCACCATGACATTGAATCCTTTCCACACAGATCGCCAGGTCCTCTCTCGTGTCTCGGCTGCCGGTCTACTCACAGTCCTCGTGTCTATGATCGACGCCAAACAATTCATTCTTGCAGAACATCACTACCTCCTCTATTTCCTTATCACCGCCATGTATCCTCGCTTCCTTGTTACACTCGACGAGGACCTACAACCCCTCACCGTGAATGTGCGAGTGGGACAGGCCGTGGATGTTGTTGGACAGGCTGGACGTCCTAAGACCATCACTGGCTGGCAAACACAGAGCACCCCAGTTCTTCTCGCATACGGTGAAAGAGCAGAGCTTGAAGATGAGCAGTATATCCCTCTCAGCAGCACCCTCGAGGGGTTGGTCATTTTGCGCAAA AACCCCAACTGGGAAGGGGAGCAGAGCACTGCTTAA
- a CDS encoding serine/threonine protein kinase (serine/threonine-protein kinase rio2) produces the protein MKLDAKAIRYLTSEDFRVLSAVETGSRNHEVVPTPLIANISGLRGSSGVNRAISNLAKTNLIAKVKNAKYDGYRLTYGGLDYLALNAHQKQKCIYSVGNQIGVGKESDIIVVANHQGTQRILKIHRLGRISFRTVKTNRDYLRHRQTGSWMYMSRLAAMKEYAFMKALGENGFSVPEPIAQNRHTIVMSLIDAFPLRQISTVPNPALLYSELMDTIMRLARYGLIHGDFNEFNILIKEEEDPDAKGKARADAENDENIRLVPVIIDFPQMVSIDHANAEMYFDRDVNCIKRYFQRKFRYVSDEPGPFFADAKKQLLENPGKRLDVEVEASGFSRKMARELEAYMKEVGANEEEERGSDDEDDHSGPEEEAEDDVNADEESGAEKLKESESDAVDESSRKLGELHVS, from the exons ATGAAGCTCGATGCGAAGGCGATTCGTTACCTCACTTCTGAGGATTTCCGTGTTCTCTCTGCG GTTGAGACAGGAAGTAGAAACCATGAAGTTGTTCCGACCCCATTGATCGCAAATATCTCAGGTCTCCGAGGTAGTAGTGGTGTAAACCGAGCTATTTCGAATTTGGCTAAAACCAATCTTATTGCGAAGGTGAAGAATGCCAAAT ATGACGGATATCGTCTCACCTACGGTGGTCTCGATTATCTAGCACTCAACGCTcaccaaaagcaaaaatgcATCTACTCCGTCGGAAACCAAATCGGCGTCGGAAAGGAATCAGACATTATCGTGGTCGCGAACCACCAGGGAACACAGCGCATCCTCAAGATCCATCGTCTCGGTCGCATTTCTTTCCGAACGGTCAAAACTAACCGAGACTACCTACGACACCGGCAAACTGGCTCGTGGATGTATATGTCGCGTTTGGCGGCGATGAAGGAGTATGCATTCATGAAGGCACTTGGAGAGAACGGATTCTCCGTACCAGAGCCTATCGCGCAGAACAGACACACAATTGTCATGAGTCTCATTGACGCCTTCCCACTACGCCAGATTTCGACAGTCCCGAACCCGGCCCTCTTGTACTCAGAGCTCATGGATACGATCATGAGATTAGCTCGGTATGGGTTGATCCATGGTGACTTTAACGAATTTAATATCctcatcaaagaagaagaggacccCGATGCGAAAGGCAAAGCCCGGGCAGACGCAGAGAACGACGAGAACATCCGGCTGGTCCCGGTCATCATTGATTTCCCGCAGATGGTATCGATCGATCATGCGAATGCAGAAATGTACTTCGACCGTGATGTGAATTGCATCAAGCGTTACTTCCAGCGGAAGTTCCGCTACGTGAGCGATGAGCCAGGCCCGTTCTTCGCTGACGCTAAGAAACAGCTTCTTGAGAACCCTGGAAAGCGGCTGgacgttgaagttgaagcaTCAGGCTTCTCAAGGAAGATGGCTCGTGAATTGGAAGCGTACATGAAGGAGGTCGGCgccaatgaagaagaagagcgaggaagcgatgacgaggatgatcaTTCGGGGCCTGAGGAAGAAGCTGAGGACGATGTGAACGCGGATGAAGAGAGCGGTGCCGAAAAGTTAAAGGAGTCTGAGTCTGATGCGGTCGACGAGAGTTCTCGAAAACTGGGCGAATTGCACGTTTCCTAG
- a CDS encoding mitochondrial 54S ribosomal protein uL23m yields the protein MVRRFSKFPKKPADWVPPSAPLSMRKQVFLPDFTIALIRTPFLPPRYASFYVPLNFNKLDMRDYLKRLYGVDVLSVRSYVEQQKVTRLRPLGKFGYGKLRRPMSKKKMTVEMKTPFVWPEAPADMTPWEYDQFHKAAKYQNDIQDKQRPDAGMKANTDERDAYAEEAKKLLDGSKPWRPTWQALGLSYDRTGLGKSSTSS from the exons ATGGTCCGCAGATTCTCCAAGTTCCCCAAGAAGCCCGCCGACTGGGTGCCCCCGTCGGCGCCGCTGTCTATGCGGAAACAGGTCTTCCT TCCCGACTTCACAATCGCTCTCATCCGCACACCGTTTCTTCCCCCGCGATACGCTTCCTTCTACGTCCCGCTGAACTTCAACAAATTGGATATGCGCGACTACCTGAAACGTCTGTATGGGGTTGATGTGCTCTCCGTGAGGAGTTATGTCGAGCAGCAGAAGGTTACTCGGCTTCGTCCTTTGGGTAAATTTGGGTACGGGAAGTTGAGGAGACCTatgtcgaagaagaagatgacggtCGAGATGAAGACTCCGTTTGTTTGGCCTGAGGCGCCGGCTGATATGACTCC ATGGGAGTACGACCAGTTCCACAAGGCGGCTAAATACCAGAACGATATCCAAGATAAACAACGACCGGACGCGGGTATGAAGGCGAACACGGATGAGCGTGATGCTTACGCCGAGGAAGCGAAGAAGCTGCTGGACGGCTCGAAACCCTGGAGACCTACTTGGCAGGCTTTGGGGCTTAGCTATGATCGGACGGGTCTCGGCAAGAGCTCAACTAGCTCATGA
- a CDS encoding putative LON domain serine protease, with product MGSNNGRTTKLALVPLPKGSVLLPGATLRIPVANRPDLSNLLSSLVDRSSAVKREGNVITFGCVPLNSPFLSKDGQRLIDNGALDEDRREEYDAIDAGQARKDDLFRYGTIGKVVGVQRRAYSEASLVVQGIQRFTVKRILKERPYFEAEAILHDEKDYVSNDSETVELFQQLRRLSRELLTLLRLSSLLPSSSTRLSPLIARKFELFISKTDLTQAGRLADFMADIAESGIEDKLRVLAALDHKARLEKVVEMLHRQVQSIKSNVKVTTITTNSFPPSGFDINQIDPRDRELLARRAMAGLTGLTPPGVAGGRNNDGDDKEANEVDELQQKLQEAQLSPEARKVADKELRRLRKMNPANAEYGVCRTYLENILEIPWTKVTEDQLGPDTLKRARQQLDDDHYGLEKIKKRLLEYLAVLRLKQSTNQNVEQQIAALSKDLDSSSDAGDIEKDLPGLSEADRVAVESKLHLLKSKRMTDKSPILLLAGPPGTGKTSLARSVATSLGRKFHRISLGGVRDEAEIRGHRRTYVAAMPGLIVNGLKKVGVANPVFLLDEIDKVGGANFQGDPSAAMLEVLDPEQNHTFTDHYINIPIDLSKVLFIATANSLDTIPPPLLDRMETISLSGYTTVEKRHIAKRHLIPKQIEVNGLSEGQVILSDEVIDKTITSYTRESGVRNLERELGSICRHKAVQYADAGDAGHPETYNPVVTMDDLEEILGIERFEEEITEKHGRPGVVTGLVAYSTGGQGSILFIEVADMPGNGRVQLTGKLGDVLKESVEVALTWVKAHSYELGLTPDLSEDIMKSRSLHVHCPSGAIPKDGPSAGLAHTIGLISLFSNKAVPPKLAMTGEVSLRGRVMPVGGIKEKLIGALRAGVKTVLLPYQNRKDVKDVPQEVSDGLEIIYVSHIWEAIRQVWPDAHWPGQHHENFVESRL from the exons ATGGGCTCCAACAACGGAAGAACTACCAAGCTTGCTCTCGTACCGCTCCCCAAAGGCTCTGTTCTCCTCCCCGGAGCCACCCTACGGATTCCTGTCGCTAATCGACCTGATCTTTCCAATCTTCTTTCGTCACTGGTTGACCGATCATCGGCCGTGAAGCGAGAGGGGAACGTGATCACGTTCGGTTGCGTTCCCCTTAACTCGCCGTTCTTAAGCAAGGATGGTCAAAGGTTGATTGACAATGGAGCCTTGGATGAAGATAGGAGAGAAGAGTACGATGCCATTGATGCAGGCCAGGCAAGGAAAGACGATCTCTTCCGTTATGGCACAATCGGCAAAGTTGTTGGCGTCCAACGCCGTGCCTACTCAGAAGCGTCCCTTGTGGTTCAAGGAATTCAGCGATTCACAGTCAAACGCATTCTGAAGGAAAGACCATATTTTGAAGCAGAAGCCATCTTACATGATGAGAAAG ACTACGTGTCTAATGATTCAGAAACTGTCGAGCTATTCCAGCAGTTGAGGCGACTCTCCAGGGAGCTACTGACCCTACTACGACTTTCATCACtgttgccttcttcttcaacacgCTTATCGCCACTCATTGCACGTAAATTCGAGCTGTTTATATCTAAAACTGATTTAACACAGGCCGGAAGGTTGGCCGATTTTATGGCAGATATCGCTGAATCTGGAATCGAAGACAAGCTTCGGGTCTTAGCTGCGCTGGATCATAAAGCCAGACTCGAAAAAGTGGTTGAAATGCTTCACAGACAAGTTCAAAGTATCAAGAGCAATGTTAAggtcaccaccatcaccacaaaTAGCTTCCCTCCGTCTGGATTTGACATCAATCAGATCGATCCTCGTGACCGTGAGCTCCTTGCGAGGCGGGCCATGGCTGGTCTCACCGGTCTGACACCCCCAGGCGTCGCAGGTGGAAGGAACAATGACGGCGATGACAAGGAGGCAAACGAGGTTGATGAACTCCAACAAAAGCTACAAGAGGCCCAGCTTAGTCCCGAGGCTAGAAAGGTTGCCGATAAGGAGTTGCGTCGCCTTCGGAAGATGAACCCGGCCAATGCCGAATACGGTGTTTGCCGGACGTATCTCGAGAACATCTTGGAAATCCCATGGACCAAGGTCACCGAAGACCAACTAGGTCCCGACACTTTGAAAAGGGCCAGGCAGCAACTTGATGACGACCACTACGGCCtcgaaaagatcaagaagcggCTTCTTGAGTACTTGGCCGTCCTCAGACTGAAGCAGTCCACCAACCAGAACGTCGAACAGCAAATTGCCGCCCTCTCTAAGGACCTTGATTCTTCTTCCGATGCAGGCGATATTGAGAAAGATCTTCCAGGCCTGTCTGAGGCAGATCGTGTTGCTGTCGAATCTAAACTTCATCTTCTGAAGTCGAAGCGCATGACTGACAAGTCTCCGATTCTGCTGCTTGCTGGACCTCCTGGCACTGGTAAGACCAGTCTAGCTAGGTCTGTGGCCACTTCTCTTGGACGTAAATTTCACCGCATTTCTCTCGGCGGCGTTAGAGACGAGGCAGAGATTAGGGGCCACCGAAGGACATATGTCGCTGCAATGCCAGGCCTGATCGTCAATGGTCTCAAGAAAGTTGGCGTCGCGAACCCGGTCTTCTTGCTCGACGAGATTGATAAGGTCGGCGGCGCCAATTTCCAGGGTGATCCTTCTGCGGCTATGCTCGAGGTTTTGGACCCTGAACAGAACCATACATTCACAGATCACTACATCAATATTCCGATTGACTTGAGCAAGGTTCTTTTCATTGCTACTGCTAACTCGCTGGATACTATTCCTCCGCCTTTGCTTGATCGTATGGAGACGATCTCATTGTCTGGTTACACGACCGTCGAGAAACGGCATATTGCAAAGAGGCACCTGATTCCAAAACAGATTGAAGTTAATGGGCTCTCAGAGGGTCAGGTCATTCTTTCCGATGAGGTTATTGACAAGACAATTACTTCATACACCCGGGAATCTGGTGTCCGTAACCTAGAGCGCGAGCTTGGCTCAATCTGCCGTCATAAAGCAGTCCAGTATGCCGATGCGGGAGATGCAGGCCATCCAGAAACTTACAATCCCGTTGTTACAATGGATGACCTGGAGGAGATACTTGGTATCGAACGattcgaggaagagatcacTGAGAAGCATGGTCGTCCGGGAGTTGTTACCGGTCTTGTCGCTTACTCTACAGGAGGACAGGGCAGCATCCTGTTCATCGAAGTTGCAGATATGCCAGGAAATGGCCGCGTGCAACTTACTGGAAAACTCGGTGACGTCTTGAAAGAGAGTGTTGAGGTTGCCCTAACATGGGTCAAAGCTCATTCTTACGAGCTGGGACTGACCCCGGATCTCAGCGAAGATATTATGAAGAGTCGGAGTTTGCATGTTCATTGTCCTTCTGGAGCCATTCCCAAGGACGGCCCCTCCGCTGGACTTGCGCATACTATTGGACTGATCTCACTGTTCTCAAACAAGGCTGTACCCCCCAAGCTTGCGATGACTGGAGAGGTATCTCTCCGTGGAAGAGTGATGCCTGTTGGTGgtatcaaggagaagctcaTTGGGGCACTCCGTGCTGGTGTCAAGACCGTTCTCTTGCCGTACCAGAACCGCAAGGACGTCAAGGACGTTCCTCAAGAGGTCAGTGATGGTCTCGAGATCATCTATGTCAG CCATATCTGGGAAGCCATCCGACAAGTGTGGCCGGATGCACACTGGCCTGGTCAGCATCACGAGAACTTTGTCGAGAGCCGACTTTAG